The following are encoded in a window of Roseimaritima ulvae genomic DNA:
- a CDS encoding ABC transporter permease has translation MNWRGKALRFCEISGLPILEPFVRLLAGEEPKEQMKGIAKFLFLPAIAIVGFLFLWSSAAQTVVTKNMKLPGPQETWDAGVQLFEMHARQRADDESKRREKRADAIVVMVEALQVESAAAEASPEQREKMLAHVAVLKKQAVQLANYQPSSAPTFVDQIYTSLGTVFFGFFLATVVAVPLGVMCGMSPWFNAALTPAIQIFKPVSPLAWLPLASLVVIWYYNDTPPEGAFFSKAFLISAATVSLCSLWPTLVNTAFGVASVDQDYLNVARVLKLTWTQKLFKIILPASLPLMFAGLRISLGVGWMVLIAADMLAQNPGLGKFVWDEFQNGSSLTYSRIAFSVLIIGLIGLVLDRLMICLRNLVSFGNPAAA, from the coding sequence ATGAATTGGCGTGGCAAAGCCCTGCGTTTTTGCGAGATCAGTGGGTTGCCGATCTTGGAGCCCTTTGTGCGTTTGTTGGCTGGGGAAGAGCCCAAGGAGCAAATGAAAGGAATCGCCAAGTTTCTGTTCCTGCCCGCCATTGCGATCGTCGGTTTTCTGTTCCTGTGGTCGTCCGCCGCACAGACGGTGGTCACCAAGAACATGAAACTGCCTGGCCCCCAGGAAACCTGGGACGCCGGCGTGCAGTTGTTCGAAATGCACGCTCGGCAACGTGCCGATGATGAATCGAAACGCCGTGAAAAACGAGCCGACGCGATCGTGGTGATGGTCGAAGCGCTGCAGGTCGAGTCCGCTGCCGCGGAGGCTTCGCCGGAGCAGCGAGAAAAGATGTTGGCTCATGTGGCGGTCTTAAAAAAACAAGCCGTGCAGTTGGCCAACTACCAACCGTCCAGCGCGCCGACGTTTGTCGATCAAATCTACACCAGTCTGGGAACGGTGTTTTTTGGATTCTTCTTGGCCACCGTCGTGGCCGTGCCGCTGGGAGTGATGTGTGGTATGAGCCCCTGGTTCAACGCCGCCCTGACACCTGCGATCCAGATTTTTAAACCGGTCAGCCCGCTGGCCTGGTTGCCTTTGGCCTCGTTGGTGGTGATCTGGTACTACAACGACACGCCGCCGGAAGGAGCCTTTTTCAGCAAAGCCTTTTTGATCTCCGCGGCCACGGTGTCGCTGTGTTCGTTGTGGCCGACGTTGGTCAACACCGCGTTTGGGGTGGCCAGTGTCGATCAAGACTATCTGAACGTGGCTCGAGTGCTGAAGCTGACCTGGACGCAGAAGCTGTTCAAAATCATTTTGCCGGCCAGTTTGCCGCTGATGTTCGCCGGGCTGCGAATCAGTTTGGGCGTGGGTTGGATGGTGCTGATCGCCGCCGACATGTTGGCCCAAAATCCGGGCTTGGGCAAATTCGTTTGGGATGAGTTTCAAAACGGTAGCAGTCTGACCTATTCCCGGATCGCCTTTAGCGTCCTGATTATCGGGTTGATCGGATTGGTGCTGGATCGCTTGATGATTTGTTTACGAAACCTCGTCAGTTTCGGTAACCCCGCAGCCGCTTGA
- a CDS encoding ABC transporter ATP-binding protein codes for MGGYVECFKLGKTYDTQKGPAVIVEDFNLEMRQGDYVSLLGHSGCGKSTVLMMIAGLNEITTGGIVVANHEIDGPGPDRGIVFQSPCLMPWMTAYENVMLGVKQVYAHASKIDRHDLVVYYLTLVGLGDSLYKRASDLSQGMQQRVGIARAFALKPNMLLLDEPFGMLDSLTRMELQEILLDILVKEGVTTMMISHDVDEALFMSDRVVMMTNGPRARVGAIFDIPFERPRVREAVLEHPEYYEYREKLLEFLAEQDHKKAAVAG; via the coding sequence ATGGGCGGATACGTTGAGTGCTTTAAGCTCGGCAAGACCTACGACACGCAAAAGGGTCCGGCGGTCATTGTCGAAGACTTTAACCTGGAAATGCGTCAGGGAGACTACGTATCACTGCTGGGTCACAGCGGTTGCGGCAAGAGCACCGTGTTGATGATGATCGCCGGGCTAAATGAAATCACCACCGGTGGGATCGTGGTTGCTAACCACGAAATCGATGGCCCTGGACCGGACCGCGGAATCGTCTTTCAATCGCCTTGCCTGATGCCTTGGATGACGGCTTATGAAAACGTCATGTTGGGCGTCAAACAGGTCTACGCGCATGCCTCGAAGATCGATCGACACGACTTGGTGGTCTACTACCTGACGCTGGTTGGGTTGGGCGACAGCCTCTACAAACGGGCCTCGGATCTGAGCCAGGGCATGCAGCAGCGCGTTGGTATCGCCCGGGCCTTTGCGCTCAAACCCAACATGCTGTTGCTGGACGAACCCTTCGGCATGCTGGATTCCCTAACCCGCATGGAACTGCAGGAAATCCTGTTGGACATTCTGGTTAAAGAAGGCGTGACCACGATGATGATCTCGCACGACGTCGACGAAGCGCTGTTTATGAGCGACCGCGTGGTGATGATGACCAACGGACCGCGCGCCCGGGTGGGAGCCATTTTCGATATTCCCTTCGAGCGGCCTCGCGTTCGTGAAGCCGTGTTGGAACACCCCGAGTATTACGAATACCGCGAGAAGTTGTTGGAGTTTCTGGCCGAACAGGATCACAAGAAAGCGGCTGTGGCGGGGTAG
- a CDS encoding NirA family protein, producing the protein MDEKTNFTSFSEAQKQYLSGVAMGADVARTVAGLPVLSKAPGAANGSVVRIGGAAEATAPRAAGPEDLALQAQAATEAAGGKLSKEEQAKRDKNPLDMWDEIQARADAGEFPKGTDVFLTKQQGLFYVAPAQDSYMCRMRIPGGLLYSWQFEGLADLSDRSAGGFVDCTTRGNLQFREIPADQAMEILYGLRELDIVPLGSGADNIRNCTASALSGIDSLELIETIPLAKRMHHYILNHREMYGLPRKFNIAFDGGGRISALDDTNDIGFHAVEVTADQADDALPAGVYFQLTLGGITGHQDFARYTGVLLRPEECIAVAAAIVRVFIVAGNRTDRKLARLKYVLDDWGFDKFLEEVEQRLGKPLRRVSSDRFVVPDNEDRLAHIGFHPQAQEGLYYVGLVLPVGRVTSQQARGIAALAKRFGNGQIRATVWQNLLLPGIQEADIPAVKAAIQDLGLGYQASSFQAGLIACTGSAGCKFANAPTKQHAMEIADSLQAAFDLEQPINIHVTGCHNSCAQHYIGDIGLQGCKVEQGEDMVDGYHVHLGGGWGSRQAIGRRLFESVAWPDVLPLLHAILRAYLEHRQDQQSFVEFAATQSDQQWTALTLSKPVD; encoded by the coding sequence ATGGACGAAAAGACGAACTTTACATCGTTTTCCGAAGCCCAGAAGCAATACCTAAGCGGGGTGGCGATGGGCGCCGACGTGGCCCGCACCGTCGCCGGTTTGCCGGTCCTGAGCAAGGCCCCCGGCGCTGCCAATGGCAGTGTCGTGCGGATCGGCGGTGCCGCGGAAGCGACCGCGCCGCGGGCGGCCGGGCCGGAAGACTTGGCGCTGCAGGCGCAGGCGGCTACCGAAGCGGCCGGCGGCAAGTTGAGCAAAGAGGAGCAGGCCAAGCGGGACAAAAATCCGCTCGATATGTGGGACGAAATCCAGGCCCGCGCCGACGCCGGAGAGTTTCCCAAAGGCACCGATGTGTTTCTGACCAAACAGCAGGGACTGTTCTACGTCGCTCCGGCGCAGGATTCCTACATGTGCCGGATGCGGATCCCCGGCGGGTTGTTGTACAGCTGGCAATTCGAAGGCTTGGCGGATCTGTCCGATCGCTCGGCCGGCGGGTTCGTGGATTGCACGACGCGTGGCAATTTGCAGTTCCGTGAAATCCCCGCCGACCAAGCGATGGAAATCCTGTACGGGCTGCGAGAACTGGATATCGTGCCCCTGGGCAGTGGGGCCGACAATATTCGCAACTGCACAGCCAGCGCGCTCAGCGGTATCGATTCGCTGGAATTGATCGAAACCATTCCGCTAGCCAAACGCATGCACCATTACATCTTGAACCACCGCGAGATGTACGGCTTGCCGCGAAAATTTAACATCGCCTTCGACGGGGGCGGGCGGATCAGTGCCCTGGACGATACCAACGATATCGGTTTTCACGCAGTCGAAGTCACCGCGGATCAAGCCGACGATGCGTTGCCCGCCGGTGTGTACTTTCAGTTAACGCTGGGAGGGATTACCGGGCATCAAGACTTTGCCCGCTACACCGGCGTGCTGCTGCGGCCCGAGGAATGTATCGCCGTGGCCGCCGCGATCGTGCGGGTGTTTATCGTCGCCGGCAATCGTACGGACCGCAAATTGGCGCGACTGAAATACGTGCTGGACGATTGGGGCTTCGACAAGTTTTTGGAAGAAGTCGAACAGCGACTGGGCAAGCCCTTGCGGCGTGTTTCCAGCGATCGCTTTGTCGTTCCGGACAATGAGGACCGACTGGCTCACATTGGCTTTCATCCGCAAGCTCAAGAGGGCCTGTATTACGTCGGCTTGGTGTTGCCTGTGGGACGCGTCACCAGCCAACAAGCTCGCGGGATCGCGGCGCTCGCCAAGCGTTTCGGCAACGGACAAATCCGGGCCACGGTGTGGCAGAACCTGTTGCTGCCCGGAATTCAGGAGGCGGATATTCCGGCGGTCAAAGCGGCCATCCAAGATCTGGGTTTGGGCTACCAGGCCAGCAGTTTCCAAGCCGGCTTGATCGCCTGCACCGGCAGCGCGGGATGCAAGTTCGCCAACGCGCCGACCAAACAACACGCCATGGAAATCGCGGACTCGCTGCAGGCCGCCTTTGATCTGGAGCAACCGATCAATATTCACGTGACCGGTTGCCACAACAGTTGTGCGCAGCACTACATCGGAGACATCGGGCTGCAGGGCTGCAAGGTCGAACAGGGCGAGGACATGGTGGATGGCTACCACGTGCACCTGGGCGGAGGCTGGGGCAGTCGGCAAGCCATCGGCCGCCGGTTGTTTGAGTCAGTGGCCTGGCCCGATGTGCTGCCGCTGTTGCATGCGATCCTGCGAGCCTACCTGGAACACCGTCAGGATCAGCAGTCCTTCGTCGAATTTGCCGCCACGCAAAGCGACCAACAATGGACGGCCCTGACGCTGAGCAAACCCGTCGATTGA
- a CDS encoding molybdopterin oxidoreductase family protein, with protein MTRELLLRPGQHGLGMTPDSMQPDATTTAVCGYCSTGCGLRVHMKDGEAVGLTPETKYPVNMGMACPKGWEALRVLESSDRATVPLLRGLDGQTREVSWDRALQFFTSRFKGIQKTHGKDSVAFLSTGQIACEEMAFLGALAKFGMGMLHGDGNTRQCMATAVTAYKESFGFDAPPYTYEDFEASDCLVFVGSNLCVGHPILWERVLRNRNQPQIIVLDPRRTETAMAATQHLQLLPKSDLALLYAITQHIIVAGLVDQQFVAEHTSGYEQLRQHVAAFTPDAVADQTGISAAEIRRAAETIGRAGAASLWWTMGVNQSYEGTRTAQAIINIALLTGNIGRPGTGANSVTGQCNAMGSRLWSNTTNLFGHHRFEDPQHRQKIADCLNIDPQLIPQQNGWSYDRIMEGVRKGEIRGLWVVATNPAHSWIEQGDARELLDRLDFLVVQDMYHSTETARHADLLLPAAGWGEKEGTFINSERRYMLHKRVKKAPGQALADFQIFRAIAHYWGVGEMFSQWTDPQAVFRIMQAASAGTWCDITGIEDFQHIDRQRGIQWPWSADSAADGPPATQRRLFADGHFAHPDGRARLIVDDLTPLPERPDEYFPFFLLTGRGTVSQWHTQTRTSKSPVLRKLYPQQPYVEIHPYDAGRLNIQHGDQVAVASRRGRVTVTAFVTPTVARGQAFMPMHYEVTNQLTLRHFDPYSKQPSYKDCAVSLQPAAAESCET; from the coding sequence ATGACCCGCGAATTGCTGCTGCGGCCCGGCCAGCATGGTCTGGGCATGACGCCGGACTCGATGCAACCCGACGCCACGACCACCGCGGTCTGTGGGTACTGCAGCACCGGGTGTGGCTTGCGTGTGCACATGAAGGATGGCGAAGCGGTGGGGCTGACCCCGGAAACCAAGTATCCGGTCAACATGGGCATGGCTTGTCCCAAAGGCTGGGAAGCGTTGCGGGTGCTGGAATCCAGCGATCGCGCGACCGTACCGCTGCTGCGTGGCCTGGATGGGCAAACCCGTGAAGTGTCATGGGATCGAGCCCTGCAGTTCTTCACCTCACGTTTCAAAGGCATTCAGAAAACCCACGGCAAGGATTCGGTTGCGTTTTTAAGCACCGGCCAGATCGCTTGCGAGGAGATGGCGTTTCTGGGAGCGCTGGCCAAGTTCGGCATGGGCATGCTGCATGGTGACGGGAATACCCGGCAGTGTATGGCCACCGCCGTAACGGCTTACAAAGAATCGTTTGGCTTCGACGCGCCGCCGTACACCTATGAAGATTTCGAAGCCAGTGACTGTCTGGTGTTTGTGGGCAGCAATCTGTGCGTGGGCCATCCGATTTTGTGGGAACGGGTGCTCCGCAACCGCAACCAACCCCAGATCATTGTGCTCGACCCGCGGCGGACGGAAACAGCGATGGCCGCCACGCAGCACCTGCAGCTGTTGCCGAAAAGCGATTTGGCGCTGCTGTATGCGATCACGCAACACATCATCGTGGCCGGTTTGGTCGACCAGCAGTTTGTCGCCGAACATACCAGCGGCTATGAGCAACTTCGCCAGCACGTGGCCGCCTTCACGCCCGACGCGGTGGCCGACCAGACGGGCATCTCGGCCGCGGAGATCCGTCGCGCGGCGGAAACCATCGGTCGCGCCGGAGCCGCCAGTTTGTGGTGGACGATGGGTGTCAACCAAAGCTACGAAGGCACCCGCACCGCTCAGGCGATTATTAATATCGCGCTGCTGACCGGCAACATCGGCCGTCCCGGCACTGGGGCCAACAGCGTGACCGGACAATGTAACGCCATGGGCTCGCGGCTGTGGAGCAACACCACCAATTTGTTTGGGCACCATCGCTTCGAGGATCCGCAGCATCGACAGAAAATCGCTGACTGCCTGAACATCGATCCGCAGTTGATCCCCCAGCAGAACGGCTGGAGTTATGACCGCATCATGGAAGGCGTCCGTAAGGGCGAGATCCGTGGCTTGTGGGTGGTGGCCACCAATCCGGCGCACAGCTGGATCGAGCAGGGCGACGCTCGCGAACTGCTCGACCGGCTCGACTTTCTGGTCGTGCAGGACATGTACCACAGCACCGAAACGGCTCGTCATGCCGATCTGTTGCTGCCGGCTGCCGGTTGGGGAGAGAAAGAAGGCACGTTCATCAACAGCGAACGGCGGTACATGCTGCATAAGCGGGTCAAGAAAGCCCCGGGGCAGGCGCTAGCGGATTTTCAGATCTTTCGTGCCATCGCTCACTACTGGGGCGTCGGCGAAATGTTTTCGCAGTGGACGGACCCGCAAGCCGTGTTCCGGATCATGCAGGCGGCCAGCGCCGGCACGTGGTGCGACATCACGGGCATCGAAGACTTTCAGCACATCGATCGACAGCGCGGCATCCAGTGGCCGTGGAGTGCCGATAGCGCGGCGGACGGTCCGCCGGCCACCCAGCGGCGGTTGTTCGCAGACGGCCACTTCGCCCATCCCGATGGGCGGGCACGCTTGATCGTCGATGATCTGACCCCGTTGCCCGAACGGCCCGACGAGTATTTTCCCTTCTTTCTGCTGACCGGCCGCGGCACCGTCAGCCAGTGGCACACGCAGACGCGGACCAGCAAAAGTCCGGTCCTGCGGAAACTGTACCCCCAGCAACCGTACGTGGAAATCCATCCCTACGATGCGGGGCGTTTAAACATCCAGCACGGCGACCAAGTCGCGGTGGCTTCCCGCCGCGGCCGCGTCACGGTGACCGCCTTTGTGACCCCCACCGTCGCTCGCGGACAAGCCTTCATGCCGATGCATTACGAAGTCACCAACCAATTGACGCTGCGGCACTTCGATCCTTACAGCAAACAACCCAGCTACAAAGACTGTGCGGTGAGCCTCCAACCCGCCGCAGCGGAATCGTGCGAGACCTAA
- a CDS encoding ABC transporter ATP-binding protein gives MRAVSKSYGSGVTRTDVLHDIDLEIREGEFLAVVGFSGSGKTTFAQLLAGLVEPDRGLITMRGKPISGPSPDRGLVFQNYSLLPWLTVRANIALSVNRVFRNWSRGERRDHVERFIEMVGLSHAAHRRPHELSGGMRQRTSLARTLAMKPDVLLLDEPLSALDALTRGQLQEEILKIWEEERQTCVMITNDVDEAILVADRIVPLNPGPNASLGPIFDVGLPRPRVRTELNHQEEFKSLRNAVTKYLVDVRQAARDKQAAGSDAPAIRLPDIRPQSLKLPRKAIMNSTI, from the coding sequence ATGCGTGCGGTATCAAAAAGCTACGGCAGCGGCGTGACCCGCACCGACGTGTTGCACGACATCGATCTGGAGATTCGCGAAGGCGAATTTCTGGCCGTGGTCGGATTCTCGGGCAGCGGCAAAACCACTTTTGCGCAGTTGTTGGCCGGCCTGGTCGAGCCCGATCGGGGGCTGATCACGATGCGCGGCAAACCGATCAGTGGTCCCAGTCCCGATCGCGGGTTGGTGTTTCAAAACTATTCGCTGTTGCCGTGGTTAACGGTGCGAGCCAATATCGCGCTGTCGGTGAACCGGGTGTTCCGCAACTGGAGTCGCGGTGAACGACGCGATCATGTGGAACGCTTTATCGAAATGGTTGGACTGTCTCACGCCGCGCATCGGCGACCGCATGAATTGTCCGGCGGAATGCGGCAACGCACCTCGTTGGCCAGGACGCTAGCGATGAAACCCGATGTGTTGCTGTTGGACGAACCGTTATCCGCGCTGGACGCGTTGACTCGCGGACAGTTGCAGGAAGAGATCCTCAAGATCTGGGAAGAAGAACGTCAGACCTGTGTGATGATCACCAACGATGTGGACGAAGCGATTTTGGTCGCCGATCGGATCGTGCCGCTGAATCCCGGTCCCAATGCATCGCTGGGCCCGATCTTTGACGTGGGGTTGCCACGGCCGCGAGTGCGGACGGAACTAAATCACCAGGAAGAATTTAAATCGCTCCGCAACGCCGTCACCAAATACCTGGTCGACGTGCGGCAAGCGGCTCGCGACAAGCAGGCGGCGGGCAGCGACGCGCCCGCCATCCGCCTGCCCGACATCCGCCCGCAAAGTCTCAAACTGCCCCGCAAGGCGATCATGAATTCCACCATTTAA
- a CDS encoding sulfite reductase subunit alpha → MSVTLIPESAPFSEEQRAWLNGFFAGLMGIEGASADAALQQASAAGLLPEQQTAEEEETFPWHDDSLPIVDRMELADGKPLERRLMAAMAQLDCGSCGYVCQTYAEALARGEESSLALCSPGGKETKKMLKTLLAEEQAEAGSNGASSNGAGQGGAPATKSNGTAAAWSRQNPFPATLLESRPLNQEGSAKDTRHVAIDLSGSGLSYQVGDALGIYPVNCGELAELIVEQLSADANVNVRTPLGNEKPLLTALQEDCCLKDPSDELIELLIERIDDLVAKTDLQTMLREGVPEGVDVLDILQLAGPATVSATEVMETMEGLIPRLYSIASSMQQVGQQVHLTVGKVTFERNGRLRKGTASTMLAERVAPGEKLRVFVQPQHGGFTVPADPNTPMIMVGPGTGIAPFIAFLQERVATKASGKNWLFFGDQHEACDFLYQQELQAYQSLGALERVSTAFSRDGSQKIYVQDRMHQLADELWQWINAGAHFYVCGDASRMAVDVDRALKQIIARESGMSENETRQYVDQMIAEKRYVRDVY, encoded by the coding sequence ATGAGTGTCACCCTAATCCCTGAATCGGCTCCGTTCAGCGAAGAACAGCGAGCCTGGTTGAACGGTTTTTTTGCGGGATTGATGGGCATCGAAGGAGCGAGCGCGGACGCAGCCCTGCAACAGGCTTCGGCAGCCGGTCTACTGCCCGAGCAGCAAACGGCCGAAGAGGAAGAAACGTTTCCCTGGCACGACGACAGCTTGCCGATCGTCGACCGCATGGAATTGGCCGATGGGAAACCTCTGGAACGCCGCCTGATGGCCGCCATGGCCCAACTGGACTGCGGTTCCTGCGGCTATGTCTGCCAGACCTACGCCGAAGCGCTGGCGCGGGGCGAGGAATCCAGTTTGGCGCTGTGCAGCCCCGGCGGCAAAGAAACTAAAAAGATGCTGAAAACTTTGTTAGCTGAAGAACAGGCTGAGGCCGGTTCCAATGGGGCCAGCTCCAACGGGGCAGGGCAGGGCGGGGCACCGGCAACCAAATCCAACGGCACCGCCGCGGCTTGGTCGCGTCAAAATCCGTTTCCTGCCACGCTGCTGGAATCCCGACCGCTGAACCAGGAAGGCTCGGCCAAAGACACGCGACACGTAGCGATCGATCTGTCCGGGTCGGGGCTGAGCTACCAAGTGGGCGATGCGTTGGGCATCTATCCGGTCAACTGCGGCGAATTAGCGGAGTTGATCGTGGAGCAGTTGTCGGCCGATGCCAACGTCAACGTCCGCACGCCCCTGGGCAACGAGAAACCGCTGCTGACGGCTTTGCAAGAGGATTGTTGCCTGAAGGATCCCAGCGATGAATTGATCGAACTGTTGATCGAGCGCATCGACGACCTGGTCGCCAAAACCGATTTGCAGACGATGCTGCGAGAAGGTGTTCCCGAAGGGGTCGACGTGTTGGACATCCTGCAATTGGCCGGACCAGCTACGGTGTCGGCCACCGAGGTCATGGAAACCATGGAAGGGCTGATCCCTCGCTTGTACTCCATCGCCAGCAGCATGCAGCAAGTCGGCCAGCAGGTGCATCTGACGGTCGGCAAGGTGACCTTTGAACGCAACGGTCGGCTCCGCAAAGGGACGGCCAGCACGATGCTCGCCGAGCGCGTGGCCCCGGGCGAAAAACTGCGGGTGTTTGTGCAACCACAACACGGCGGCTTTACCGTCCCGGCCGATCCCAACACGCCCATGATCATGGTCGGCCCCGGCACGGGAATCGCCCCCTTCATCGCCTTTTTGCAAGAACGAGTGGCCACCAAAGCCTCCGGCAAAAACTGGCTGTTCTTCGGAGACCAGCACGAAGCCTGTGACTTCCTCTACCAGCAGGAACTCCAGGCGTATCAATCCTTGGGAGCGCTCGAACGGGTGAGCACGGCGTTCAGCCGTGACGGTAGCCAAAAAATCTACGTCCAGGATCGCATGCATCAGCTGGCCGACGAACTCTGGCAGTGGATCAACGCCGGAGCGCATTTTTATGTCTGCGGCGATGCCTCGCGGATGGCCGTCGATGTGGACCGAGCGCTCAAGCAGATCATCGCTAGAGAGTCGGGCATGTCCGAAAACGAAACCCGGCAATACGTCGACCAGATGATCGCCGAAAAACGCTACGTGCGGGACGTTTATTAG
- a CDS encoding DmsC/YnfH family molybdoenzyme membrane anchor subunit — MSIALPKSQPSSDFVRQLLEQQQELTAVEQFSGLHEAGQLEAAAAVPDQAAYYRQLLPATPPAAGQQYAFEVDLDACSGCKACVVACHSLNGLEDDEAWRRVGTVVHEAPAELPVLQHVTTACHHCEDPGCLSGCPVKAYDKDPQTGIVKHLDDQCIGCKYCTMMCPYEVPQYSERLGIVRKCDMCQQRLSVGEAPACVQSCPNQAIKIRIVDQSAVAPADAQQDDPQQVDSQQDAARLAPGAPLSSLTRPTTVYQSRERVFSTSMAQDESIDPVAESHWPLAVMLVATQISVGMLVCERLIAAGMWMVGEGMPSAATRWTVTAALLIGGAGLNVAPLHLGQPRRAWRVFLGLRTSWLSREAIVLGKYMGALSLAAALLWLPSLAGYLPEGISEWIPAWAVPVTLAATLLLGAAGLYSSAMIYIVTKRRLWRMPRTAGRFFGTAAVAGAAWTVAVLWGTEQPPVWTLALGLLGLLGLAAKLVWEWKIQLGAASPKDAFDRRCQKLVRRDLSALARQRLIAGSLGAVLLSSACAVGLWSPAGGCATAVLAAGLISGGELAERILYFSSVVYDRMPGTLR; from the coding sequence ATGTCGATCGCATTGCCCAAGTCGCAGCCCTCTTCGGACTTCGTCCGCCAGTTGCTGGAGCAACAGCAGGAGCTGACGGCGGTCGAGCAGTTCAGTGGGCTGCACGAAGCGGGACAGTTGGAAGCGGCTGCGGCGGTGCCCGATCAAGCGGCTTATTACCGTCAATTGCTGCCCGCCACGCCACCGGCCGCGGGCCAGCAATATGCTTTTGAAGTGGATCTGGATGCCTGCAGTGGATGTAAAGCTTGCGTGGTGGCATGCCATTCGTTGAATGGATTGGAAGACGACGAAGCGTGGCGACGTGTCGGAACGGTGGTGCATGAAGCGCCGGCCGAGCTGCCTGTATTGCAGCACGTCACCACGGCATGCCACCACTGCGAGGACCCGGGCTGCCTGAGCGGTTGCCCGGTCAAGGCCTATGACAAAGATCCACAAACGGGCATCGTCAAACATCTGGACGATCAGTGTATCGGTTGCAAATACTGCACGATGATGTGTCCCTACGAAGTCCCGCAGTACAGCGAGCGACTGGGGATTGTCCGCAAGTGTGATATGTGCCAGCAACGGCTGAGCGTGGGCGAAGCCCCGGCGTGCGTGCAGTCCTGCCCCAACCAGGCCATCAAAATCCGCATCGTCGATCAGTCCGCGGTGGCTCCCGCCGACGCGCAACAGGACGACCCGCAGCAGGTCGACTCACAACAGGACGCCGCGCGGTTGGCGCCCGGCGCGCCGCTGTCTTCGCTGACCCGCCCAACCACGGTCTACCAATCGCGCGAACGCGTATTTTCCACATCGATGGCTCAGGATGAGTCGATCGACCCGGTGGCGGAAAGTCACTGGCCGCTGGCGGTGATGCTGGTTGCCACCCAAATATCGGTGGGCATGTTGGTCTGCGAGCGACTGATCGCGGCGGGCATGTGGATGGTCGGCGAGGGAATGCCGTCTGCCGCGACCCGCTGGACCGTGACGGCGGCGCTGTTGATCGGCGGAGCGGGGTTAAACGTGGCTCCGCTGCATCTGGGCCAGCCGCGACGGGCGTGGCGAGTGTTTCTCGGCTTGCGCACCAGTTGGCTCAGCCGTGAAGCGATCGTGTTGGGAAAATATATGGGGGCGTTATCGCTGGCTGCCGCGCTATTGTGGTTGCCGTCGCTAGCCGGTTATTTGCCGGAGGGAATCAGCGAATGGATTCCCGCTTGGGCGGTGCCCGTGACCTTGGCCGCCACACTGCTGTTGGGGGCCGCGGGGTTGTACAGCAGCGCCATGATTTACATCGTCACTAAGCGACGGTTGTGGCGGATGCCGCGAACCGCCGGACGGTTCTTTGGGACTGCCGCGGTGGCCGGTGCGGCTTGGACCGTGGCCGTGTTGTGGGGCACCGAGCAACCGCCCGTCTGGACGCTCGCCCTGGGCTTGCTAGGGCTGTTGGGACTGGCCGCCAAGCTGGTCTGGGAATGGAAAATTCAGCTGGGTGCCGCGTCGCCGAAAGATGCCTTCGACCGACGCTGCCAAAAACTGGTCCGTCGCGATTTGTCCGCCTTGGCACGTCAACGCTTGATTGCCGGGTCGCTGGGCGCCGTGTTGTTAAGTTCCGCCTGTGCGGTCGGACTGTGGTCACCGGCGGGCGGCTGTGCCACGGCGGTCCTGGCGGCGGGATTGATCAGCGGTGGCGAGTTGGCGGAGCGAATCCTGTATTTCAGCAGTGTCGTCTACGACCGGATGCCGGGAACCCTACGATGA